TGCGTCAAGTAATAAATCTTGGCGGATTTTACTTTAGGAATTTATGATATAGAGGAAAGCGTTGGTTAAGAAATAATAGATAGGTTTTTACATTATAATTTATAATGTAAAGGAAATTATGAAAAAGAAGTTTAAAAAAATAATGTTGGCTGGAGCTAGTGCAAGTGTAATGTTACCATTATCATTAACTAGTTGTTGGTTTTCACCTTCGAATTTACAATTTGGAAAACGAAGTGATGTTGGGAATGTAGGTAAAACTGGCGAAGGCAGCAATTCTTCTGGTAAAGTTGAAAAGGAAATAACAGCTGAAGAATTATTTGATAAAGATTATGTTTTAGTAAATACACATTTAAATAAGAAAGATTTTTTGAAAGATAATAATTATTACTATTTTGCAAAAGTTGCACATGATGAAAAGAAATATGAACCATGAATGTATTCTAAAGATATGTGAACAAGCAATGATTTTTTACCAAAAATTTTTATGTCGCTTGATGCACATATGAAGAATGAGCAAGATAGTGAAGAGTTAAAGGATATTAAAGATTTACTTAATGTAGATGTTCATAGTTTGTATCAAATAAATAATTTGAATAGAAATTATTTTAGAGATGATTTTAAGCTTGAATCACCTGAAATTGAGAAGCAATTTATTAAAGAAATGAGTCATTATTTAGAGCCTAGTAGTGATGTAAACACAAAAACACTTATTAAAAGATGAGTTGATGAAAAAGGAAATATTAAGTTTGATCTTGAAGCAATAAAAAATGTAAGAGAAATTTATATTCCATATTATGATGTTACTCCAAGAGGATACTTTAATGCATTTTTAAAAAATTGATATGAAGGAAAAGTATTCGAAAATGTTCCATTTGTTAATACAAAAGCTAGTGCTTCTAAATATGAATTAATGTTGGGAGATTCTAATTCATTTTCATTG
The genomic region above belongs to Mycoplasma tauri and contains:
- a CDS encoding CDS14 family ICE transfer lipoprotein encodes the protein MKKKFKKIMLAGASASVMLPLSLTSCWFSPSNLQFGKRSDVGNVGKTGEGSNSSGKVEKEITAEELFDKDYVLVNTHLNKKDFLKDNNYYYFAKVAHDEKKYEPWMYSKDMWTSNDFLPKIFMSLDAHMKNEQDSEELKDIKDLLNVDVHSLYQINNLNRNYFRDDFKLESPEIEKQFIKEMSHYLEPSSDVNTKTLIKRWVDEKGNIKFDLEAIKNVREIYIPYYDVTPRGYFNAFLKNWYEGKVFENVPFVNTKASASKYELMLGDSNSFSLFNQMVKRESVSGKADELYYLAFTRGIAKAYGNGNFYDYLEKEKDVIDASFLVKKSIYYEISLQCSLLWNLSSKSKWSI